Proteins from one Nitrobacteraceae bacterium AZCC 2146 genomic window:
- a CDS encoding chromate reductase (product_source=KO:K19784; cath_funfam=3.40.50.360; cog=COG0431; ko=KO:K19784; pfam=PF03358; superfamily=52218), with protein MTQPRLLGLSGSLRRASNSTAVLRGLHDALAPRAALSIFALHGIPLYNEDDDGEHAPESVRALRSAIETSDGLIMISPEYNHGMSGVLKNALDWASRPFGRSALRGKPVLTMTTSPAFTGGVRAQQQMNETLVAIPARLVLRPQIVIGGVHEKVSDGRLVDEAALRFALAGVDDLLDEVRAARFLRAAA; from the coding sequence ATGACCCAACCCCGCCTTCTCGGCCTCTCCGGCAGCCTTCGCCGCGCCTCCAACAGCACCGCCGTGCTTCGCGGCCTTCATGACGCGCTTGCGCCCAGGGCCGCGCTCAGCATTTTCGCGCTGCACGGGATACCGCTCTACAACGAGGATGATGATGGCGAGCACGCGCCGGAATCGGTACGCGCTTTGCGTTCGGCCATCGAGACGAGCGATGGCCTCATCATGATCTCGCCCGAGTACAATCATGGCATGTCCGGCGTCCTGAAGAACGCGCTCGACTGGGCCTCTCGGCCCTTTGGACGGTCGGCGCTAAGGGGTAAACCGGTACTGACGATGACGACCTCGCCCGCCTTCACTGGCGGGGTGCGCGCGCAGCAGCAGATGAACGAGACGCTCGTAGCGATCCCGGCACGCCTTGTACTCCGGCCCCAGATCGTGATCGGCGGCGTCCACGAGAAGGTGAGCGATGGCCGCCTCGTCGACGAAGCCGCGCTGCGCTTCGCGCTTGCGGGTGTCGATGATCTCCTCGATGAGGTCAGGGCAGCGCGGTTTCTTCGAGCGGCGGCATGA
- a CDS encoding LysR family hydrogen peroxide-inducible transcriptional activator (product_source=KO:K04761; cath_funfam=1.10.10.10,3.40.190.10; cog=COG0583; ko=KO:K04761; pfam=PF00126,PF03466; superfamily=46785,53850): MVTLPSLQQLRFLCALAEQCHFGRAAESCAVTQSTLSGGIKELEARLGVTLFERSHRHVMLTPLGKEIATRAQRLLVDAEELVGLARNAHEPLSGPLRFGVIPTVGPYILPSLLAHLGTELPKLKLYVREAQTAVLLDKLAAGELDLLLAAIPFELGDVEAMKIAEDPIVVAMPCNHPLRHHRVVSRDDLAREQLLLIEDGHCLRSHSLQACRIVDPVRNEVFQATSLRTLVQMVAAELGITLMPQIAVESELASSRNVVVRPLSPDKPFRTLVLAWRSTSSRGAEFRMLGNLIRECLTGTKTAFAPDQNAQALIAR; encoded by the coding sequence ATGGTCACCCTGCCCAGTCTTCAACAACTCCGATTTCTGTGTGCGCTGGCCGAGCAATGCCATTTCGGCCGTGCTGCGGAAAGTTGTGCCGTCACGCAATCGACGCTGAGCGGAGGGATCAAGGAACTCGAGGCGCGGCTGGGCGTGACGCTGTTTGAGCGCAGCCATCGCCACGTGATGCTGACGCCCTTGGGAAAAGAGATCGCGACCCGTGCCCAGCGCCTGCTGGTCGACGCCGAGGAGTTGGTCGGGCTGGCCCGCAACGCGCACGAGCCATTGTCGGGGCCGCTCCGGTTCGGGGTAATCCCCACAGTCGGGCCGTATATCCTGCCCTCGCTCCTGGCGCATCTGGGCACTGAATTGCCGAAGCTCAAGCTGTACGTGCGAGAGGCTCAGACTGCAGTCCTGCTGGACAAGCTCGCTGCAGGAGAACTCGACCTTTTGCTCGCGGCCATTCCTTTCGAACTCGGCGACGTGGAGGCAATGAAAATCGCTGAAGATCCAATCGTCGTCGCGATGCCGTGCAACCATCCTCTTCGCCATCACAGGGTGGTGAGCCGTGATGACCTGGCCCGTGAGCAGCTGCTGCTGATCGAGGACGGACATTGCCTGCGCAGCCATTCACTGCAGGCATGTCGGATCGTGGATCCGGTTCGCAATGAGGTCTTCCAGGCGACCAGCCTGCGGACGCTTGTCCAGATGGTGGCCGCGGAACTTGGCATCACGCTAATGCCGCAGATTGCGGTAGAATCGGAACTCGCTTCATCTCGCAATGTTGTGGTTCGGCCACTCTCGCCAGACAAGCCGTTCCGGACCCTGGTCCTGGCCTGGCGATCGACATCCTCGCGCGGCGCCGAATTCAGGATGCTCGGAAATCTTATCCGAGAGTGTCTGACGGGTACCAAGACAGCATTTGCGCCTGACCAGAACGCGCAAGCGCTAATCGCACGCTGA
- a CDS encoding catalase (product_source=KO:K03781; cath_funfam=2.40.180.10; cleavage_site_network=SignalP-noTM; cog=COG0753; ko=KO:K03781; pfam=PF00199,PF06628; smart=SM01060; superfamily=56634): MRVFSIVCVVGLLSTTALAAPAPMTQDSGAPVGDNENSKTAGPEGPVLLEDFHLIEKLARFDRERIPERVVHARGTGAQGMFVASEDFSRYTKASLFGQAGKETPVFVRFSTVMGFRGSPEAARDPRGFAVKFYTDQGNWDLVGINEPVFFIRDAIKFPDFVHANKPSAITDIQDPNLAFDFFSRTPEATNMLTYLYSPIGMPASYREMDGFGVHAFRLVNAQGQQIFAKFHWKSVQGIHGLTLEQQQTADPNYATRDLYDNIRAGHFPKWDLYVQVLTAEQVAQLPYDGFDDTKTWENVPETKVGTMTLNKVPDNYFQYTEQSAFAPGVMVPGIEPSPDKMLQGRLFAYADTQRYRVGTNYQELPVNRPLVKVANNNQDGSMSSTPQVGEVNYEPSTAKREGAVTPQPSFKLSEYPVSGAAQQNAIAKTDDFGQAGEHWRSLGKDGQAYLIKVMASDLSQVTDHGIKLRQVSYFYKADRGYGTQLAQATHLDVTEVAALAAKEMSH, encoded by the coding sequence ATGCGCGTGTTCTCAATAGTTTGTGTTGTCGGACTGTTGTCCACTACCGCACTTGCTGCGCCTGCACCGATGACACAGGATTCCGGTGCGCCAGTGGGCGATAATGAGAATTCGAAAACCGCCGGACCGGAAGGGCCAGTGCTTCTGGAAGACTTTCACCTGATCGAGAAGCTCGCCCGGTTCGATCGCGAGCGGATTCCCGAGCGCGTTGTCCATGCACGCGGGACCGGCGCGCAGGGTATGTTCGTGGCGTCAGAGGATTTCTCTCGATACACCAAGGCTTCGCTGTTTGGCCAAGCGGGCAAGGAAACGCCGGTCTTCGTTCGCTTCTCGACCGTGATGGGCTTCCGGGGGTCGCCCGAGGCCGCGCGCGATCCGCGTGGGTTCGCCGTCAAGTTCTACACCGATCAGGGCAATTGGGACCTGGTCGGCATCAATGAGCCTGTCTTCTTCATCAGGGATGCCATCAAGTTCCCGGATTTCGTGCATGCCAACAAGCCCTCGGCGATCACCGACATCCAGGACCCGAATCTGGCGTTCGACTTCTTCTCCCGCACACCCGAAGCGACGAACATGCTGACGTATCTTTATTCGCCTATAGGTATGCCGGCGAGCTATCGCGAAATGGACGGATTCGGCGTGCACGCGTTCCGGCTGGTCAACGCGCAGGGTCAGCAGATCTTCGCGAAGTTCCACTGGAAGAGCGTGCAGGGAATTCACGGCCTGACCCTCGAACAGCAGCAGACCGCCGATCCGAACTACGCGACGCGCGATCTCTACGACAACATTCGTGCAGGTCATTTCCCGAAATGGGATCTGTACGTCCAGGTCCTGACGGCGGAGCAGGTCGCTCAGCTTCCCTATGACGGCTTCGACGACACCAAGACCTGGGAGAACGTGCCGGAAACCAAGGTCGGCACCATGACCCTGAACAAGGTGCCGGATAATTACTTCCAGTACACCGAACAGTCGGCGTTCGCGCCGGGAGTCATGGTACCGGGCATCGAGCCGTCGCCGGACAAGATGCTGCAAGGCCGCCTGTTCGCCTATGCGGATACGCAGCGCTATCGTGTCGGGACGAACTATCAGGAACTGCCGGTCAATCGCCCGCTGGTGAAGGTCGCCAACAACAACCAGGATGGGAGCATGAGCTCCACTCCGCAGGTTGGCGAGGTGAACTACGAGCCGTCCACCGCGAAGCGGGAGGGCGCTGTCACTCCGCAGCCGTCCTTCAAGCTGAGCGAATACCCGGTATCCGGCGCGGCGCAGCAAAATGCGATCGCCAAGACGGATGATTTCGGCCAAGCCGGCGAGCATTGGCGATCGCTCGGCAAGGATGGGCAGGCCTATCTCATCAAGGTCATGGCGTCCGACCTGAGCCAGGTCACCGATCATGGGATCAAGCTGCGGCAGGTTAGCTACTTCTATAAGGCCGACCGCGGTTATGGCACGCAACTGGCGCAAGCGACCCATCTTGACGTGACCGAGGTTGCTGCCCTCGCCGCCAAGGAAATGTCGCACTGA
- a CDS encoding ankyrin repeat protein (product_source=COG0666; cath_funfam=1.25.40.20; cleavage_site_network=SignalP-noTM; cog=COG0666; ko=KO:K06867; pfam=PF00023,PF13857; smart=SM00248; superfamily=48403; transmembrane_helix_parts=Inside_1_6,TMhelix_7_29,Outside_30_212) — protein sequence MPRISTASLIAALWLVPAALAGPAFAFVQLAETLDSAAAASVQHDAAGLSQDHIKEIFFDAARQGRDDLLDGLIRSGMKPDERDAKGYTALILAAYNGQAKTVDLLIQKGANPCATDAKGNSSLMGVAFKGETGIAQRLIAAHCDVNARNDAGQTALMMAAMFGRTDVVKMLLVNGANPELQDQAGNTAVKLAQQQVNPQMVTLLTEAVKGQ from the coding sequence ATGCCACGTATATCAACCGCTTCCCTAATCGCCGCGCTATGGCTCGTTCCTGCCGCATTGGCGGGCCCAGCGTTTGCGTTCGTTCAACTGGCGGAAACGCTAGACAGCGCTGCAGCCGCCTCCGTACAGCACGACGCGGCCGGCCTGAGCCAGGATCACATCAAGGAAATATTCTTCGATGCTGCGCGGCAGGGACGCGACGATCTGCTCGACGGCCTGATCCGGTCCGGCATGAAGCCAGATGAGCGGGATGCGAAGGGTTATACGGCGTTGATCCTCGCCGCGTACAACGGGCAGGCGAAGACCGTCGACCTTCTGATCCAGAAGGGAGCAAATCCTTGTGCGACAGACGCCAAAGGCAACAGCAGCCTGATGGGTGTCGCGTTCAAGGGGGAAACCGGAATCGCACAGCGCCTGATCGCCGCGCACTGCGATGTGAATGCGCGCAACGATGCGGGCCAGACGGCTTTGATGATGGCGGCCATGTTCGGGCGGACGGACGTCGTAAAGATGCTGCTCGTGAACGGGGCAAATCCTGAGCTTCAGGACCAGGCCGGTAACACGGCGGTGAAGCTGGCGCAGCAACAGGTCAATCCGCAGATGGTCACACTGCTCACAGAGGCCGTCAAAGGCCAGTGA
- a CDS encoding hypothetical protein (product_source=Hypo-rule applied): MFVFQTFAGPPFSCRGIAVQSSVMSMVLVTSYIKG, translated from the coding sequence ATGTTCGTTTTTCAGACGTTTGCCGGGCCTCCGTTCAGCTGCCGCGGCATCGCCGTACAATCAAGCGTGATGAGCATGGTGCTCGTTACTTCCTACATCAAGGGTTGA
- a CDS encoding glc operon protein GlcG (product_source=KO:K11477; cleavage_site_network=SignalP-noTM; cog=COG3193; ko=KO:K11477; pfam=PF03928; superfamily=143744) → MTKLGMRVGILATVFCLSAGAQTINVMALDQAGAQTVLQAAKETAQQRNAPSAIAVVDPAGDLLAFQRMDGVRPASADLAIEKARTAARLQRSTAEIEDNINQGRTAFVTAGVLVLRGGMPIRVNGAVVGAVGVAGLSKEIDAEIANTAAAALEDRTKSVVVQHGDRRHL, encoded by the coding sequence ATGACGAAACTTGGAATGCGTGTTGGAATCTTGGCAACGGTCTTCTGCCTGTCAGCCGGGGCACAGACCATCAACGTAATGGCCCTCGATCAAGCCGGAGCGCAGACGGTCCTGCAAGCCGCGAAGGAGACCGCGCAGCAGCGGAATGCGCCCTCGGCAATCGCAGTGGTTGATCCCGCCGGGGATCTGCTTGCTTTCCAACGGATGGATGGTGTCCGCCCAGCAAGCGCGGACCTCGCCATCGAGAAGGCACGAACGGCGGCGCGGCTACAACGGTCGACGGCGGAGATCGAGGATAACATAAATCAGGGCCGAACGGCCTTCGTCACTGCCGGCGTCCTGGTACTGCGCGGCGGCATGCCGATACGTGTAAACGGCGCAGTCGTGGGTGCAGTAGGTGTTGCCGGCTTGAGCAAGGAGATCGACGCCGAGATCGCGAACACCGCGGCGGCGGCGCTGGAGGATCGAACGAAGTCCGTTGTGGTCCAGCACGGTGATCGTCGTCACCTATGA
- a CDS encoding phospholipase C (product_source=COG3511; cog=COG3511; pfam=PF04185; superfamily=53649): MIVVTYDENGGFWDHVPPPVVDRWRPGLRVPTLIISPFARRGFVDHTFYDTTSILKMIESRYGLAPLGERDAPRQRSA; this comes from the coding sequence GTGATCGTCGTCACCTATGACGAGAACGGTGGCTTCTGGGATCATGTGCCGCCTCCGGTCGTGGATCGGTGGAGACCCGGATTGCGCGTGCCGACCCTGATCATTTCTCCGTTCGCCCGGCGCGGCTTCGTGGATCACACGTTCTACGACACCACCTCGATCTTGAAGATGATCGAGAGCCGTTATGGCTTGGCGCCGTTGGGGGAGCGCGACGCCCCACGCCAACGATCTGCTTAA
- a CDS encoding aerobic-type carbon monoxide dehydrogenase small subunit (CoxS/CutS family) (product_source=COG2080; cath_funfam=1.10.150.120,3.10.20.30; cog=COG2080; pfam=PF01799; superfamily=47741,54292) yields the protein MIKIKINGQDQAWDGDPDLPLLWLLRDEIGLTGTKFGCGQALCGACTVIVDKQAVRACVTSVSDVADREVTTVEGLHPTGDHPVQKAWRQVNVPQCGYCQSGQIMQAVALPRSRAATPSRLSGKMVPTPATIQSLTASRRSEIRQSGHPINPIPSSNGAIRNAFNPRSKVRQSWA from the coding sequence ATGATCAAAATCAAGATCAACGGCCAGGATCAAGCTTGGGATGGCGATCCGGATTTGCCGCTGCTCTGGTTGTTGCGGGACGAAATCGGATTGACAGGCACCAAGTTCGGCTGCGGTCAGGCCCTCTGCGGCGCCTGCACCGTGATCGTCGACAAGCAGGCCGTGCGCGCCTGCGTCACGTCGGTCTCCGACGTGGCTGATCGTGAAGTCACGACCGTCGAGGGTTTGCATCCAACTGGTGATCACCCGGTGCAAAAGGCCTGGCGTCAGGTCAACGTCCCACAATGCGGTTACTGCCAATCCGGCCAGATCATGCAGGCGGTCGCACTGCCGCGATCAAGGGCCGCGACGCCTTCAAGGTTGTCTGGGAAGATGGTGCCAACGCCAGCTACGATTCAGTCGCTTACCGCAAGCAGACGAAGCGAAATTCGGCAATCAGGACACCCGATCAACCCCATACCGAGTTCGAACGGCGCAATCCGGAACGCATTCAATCCCAGATCGAAGGTGCGGCAATCATGGGCCTGA
- a CDS encoding CO/xanthine dehydrogenase Mo-binding subunit (product_source=COG1529; cath_funfam=3.30.365.10; cog=COG1529; superfamily=56003) translates to MGLSLAKYGEVTFKNGKVEQGNFDTFPVIRMDESPIVTHVHIVPPDSDAPSSGVGEPGVPPFAPALTNAIFAATGKRIRALPIGKQLET, encoded by the coding sequence ATGGGCCTGAGTCTGGCGAAGTACGGGGAGGTCACGTTTAAGAACGGCAAGGTGGAGCAGGGCAACTTCGACACCTTCCCAGTGATCCGGATGGATGAATCACCGATAGTGACCCACGTGCACATCGTCCCGCCGGATTCCGATGCACCGTCGAGCGGCGTGGGCGAACCGGGTGTGCCACCGTTCGCGCCTGCATTGACCAATGCGATCTTTGCCGCAACAGGTAAACGCATCCGTGCGCTTCCGATCGGCAAGCAATTGGAGACGTGA
- a CDS encoding hypothetical protein (product_source=Hypo-rule applied; superfamily=51197), producing the protein MRFRSASNWRREREVHSAKGYDSRRSYTLDRFTLYRIRVIFARRYNFSRFDPFPHLSERYHTCFDDLPSTVHAVSVPASTSSHIEPQIALTASPSPGRLSSFGDRRAYVKQVLVPTLRKNDIVFMDNLRTHRIDGVAVAIVAAGAKVRYLPRIHEQIDCGLSDTPAAVPVGPVRMVETVVDKSPLPRRAAPNAPRPRIPCRK; encoded by the coding sequence GTGCGCTTCCGATCGGCAAGCAATTGGAGACGTGAACGAGAAGTGCATTCTGCCAAGGGGTACGACAGCAGGCGATCATATACTCTCGACCGCTTCACCCTCTACCGAATTCGCGTGATCTTCGCTCGCCGATACAACTTTTCGAGATTCGACCCCTTTCCGCACCTCAGTGAGCGATATCATACTTGCTTCGACGATCTTCCGAGCACAGTCCATGCAGTATCGGTCCCAGCCTCGACCAGCTCGCACATTGAGCCGCAAATCGCCTTGACGGCGTCACCGTCGCCAGGGAGATTGAGTTCGTTTGGCGATCGCCGCGCCTATGTCAAACAGGTTCTCGTGCCGACACTGCGCAAGAACGACATCGTCTTTATGGACAACTTGCGTACCCATAGGATCGACGGGGTAGCGGTGGCGATCGTGGCAGCCGGCGCCAAGGTGCGCTATCTGCCCAGGATCCACGAACAGATCGACTGTGGTTTGTCTGATACGCCTGCAGCGGTCCCAGTTGGGCCAGTACGAATGGTAGAGACGGTCGTCGACAAGTCGCCATTGCCCCGTCGGGCAGCGCCGAACGCTCCGCGGCCGCGTATACCTTGTCGAAAGTGA
- a CDS encoding DNA-binding HxlR family transcriptional regulator (product_source=COG1733; cath_funfam=1.10.10.10; cog=COG1733; pfam=PF01638; superfamily=46785), whose product MSHAHISVRRDPPGSRQDPHEACQSAGREIADTLARIGDKWTVMVVGTLFHGSMRYNEIRRVIDGISQRMLTLTLKGLEKDGLVTRTVFPTIPPRVDYELTDLGRSLRDPLKALHDWATEHRPAMVEARRQYEARQANKPRW is encoded by the coding sequence TTGAGCCACGCGCACATTTCTGTCCGTCGCGATCCGCCAGGTTCCCGGCAGGATCCGCACGAGGCCTGCCAGTCCGCGGGCCGCGAAATCGCCGACACCTTGGCACGCATCGGCGACAAGTGGACCGTGATGGTCGTCGGCACTCTCTTCCATGGGTCGATGCGCTACAACGAGATCCGGCGGGTGATCGACGGCATCTCTCAGCGCATGCTTACGTTGACGCTCAAGGGACTGGAGAAGGACGGCCTCGTCACCCGCACCGTCTTTCCGACGATTCCGCCCCGGGTGGACTACGAGCTGACCGATCTCGGGCGAAGCCTCCGGGATCCGCTGAAGGCGCTCCACGACTGGGCGACCGAGCACCGTCCTGCGATGGTCGAGGCCCGCAGACAATACGAGGCCCGACAGGCGAATAAGCCGCGTTGGTGA
- a CDS encoding FMN-dependent NADH-azoreductase (product_source=KO:K01118; cath_funfam=3.40.50.360; cog=COG1182; ko=KO:K01118; pfam=PF02525; superfamily=52218), giving the protein MFDSEEDVPAMKLLHVDSSITGNESISRRLTADIVAHLRAGRPDIEVVYRDLDALPVPHQSAALMAARSGAAAGDNMRAEVAAADTALEDFLSADIVVIGAPMYNFGIPSQLKAWIDHLAVPGKTFTYSEAGAAGLCGDKRLIVASTRGGIYSAQSPKAAHDHQESYLKGFFAVIGVTDISFVRAEGVRMGDQLKEQALAVAREETSALRAA; this is encoded by the coding sequence ATGTTCGACAGCGAAGAGGATGTACCAGCCATGAAGCTTCTCCACGTCGACTCCAGCATCACCGGAAACGAATCCATCAGCCGTCGTCTGACCGCGGACATCGTCGCTCACCTCCGTGCCGGACGGCCAGACATCGAGGTCGTCTATCGCGATCTCGACGCGCTGCCCGTTCCGCACCAGTCCGCAGCCCTGATGGCGGCGCGCTCCGGAGCAGCGGCCGGGGACAATATGCGGGCCGAGGTCGCCGCCGCCGACACAGCGCTTGAAGACTTCCTCTCCGCCGACATCGTCGTCATCGGCGCCCCGATGTACAACTTCGGCATCCCGAGCCAGCTCAAGGCGTGGATAGATCACCTCGCCGTGCCGGGGAAAACTTTCACATACAGCGAGGCAGGCGCCGCAGGCCTATGCGGGGACAAGCGCCTCATCGTCGCCTCGACGCGCGGCGGCATCTACTCGGCGCAGTCGCCCAAGGCGGCCCACGACCACCAGGAGAGCTACCTCAAGGGCTTCTTCGCCGTCATCGGCGTCACCGACATAAGCTTCGTCCGGGCCGAAGGCGTCCGCATGGGCGACCAACTGAAGGAGCAGGCGCTCGCCGTCGCACGCGAGGAGACATCCGCGCTGCGTGCGGCTTGA
- a CDS encoding DNA-binding transcriptional LysR family regulator (product_source=COG0583; cath_funfam=3.40.190.10; cog=COG0583; pfam=PF03466; superfamily=53850), giving the protein MQVAGVFPRKGLLSEIMPFLPSPRRGIMIFVPPLLARLRTLAPKASMRCVTSSHDQLENSLERGDIDLAIGYFPDLTGAGIVAEGLFDHPFVCIVSKNHPTIGETLSLDEFLAADHLVVNQDGRSQEIFERRIRDLKLERRVLLHLPHFMSVPQMIANSDMIATVPLSLGAWYADSGLKLLPPPVNIPLIELKQFWHRRMENDPAVRWLRSIVAKQLRDRDPSLAMSPDYADFSPADRQVQDRKARNSGS; this is encoded by the coding sequence ATGCAGGTAGCAGGTGTCTTTCCGCGCAAAGGTTTGCTTAGCGAGATCATGCCGTTTCTTCCCAGTCCGCGCCGCGGCATCATGATCTTCGTTCCGCCGCTGCTCGCGAGACTACGGACATTGGCCCCGAAAGCGAGCATGCGCTGCGTCACGTCCTCCCACGATCAGTTGGAGAACTCGCTGGAACGCGGCGACATCGATCTTGCGATTGGATATTTTCCGGATCTGACCGGAGCAGGCATTGTGGCGGAAGGTCTTTTCGATCATCCCTTCGTCTGCATCGTAAGCAAAAACCATCCGACAATCGGCGAAACGCTTTCGCTCGACGAATTCCTTGCCGCGGACCACCTCGTCGTGAACCAGGACGGCCGCAGCCAGGAAATATTCGAGCGTCGGATCCGCGATCTCAAATTGGAGCGTCGGGTACTACTTCATCTTCCGCACTTCATGAGCGTGCCGCAGATGATCGCGAACAGCGACATGATCGCGACCGTACCGCTTTCGCTCGGCGCATGGTATGCCGACAGCGGGTTGAAGCTATTGCCTCCCCCGGTCAACATCCCGCTCATCGAGCTCAAGCAGTTCTGGCATCGGAGAATGGAGAACGATCCGGCGGTCCGTTGGCTGCGCTCGATCGTGGCCAAACAGCTCCGCGACCGCGATCCGTCACTCGCGATGTCGCCGGATTATGCGGACTTTAGCCCAGCGGATCGACAGGTCCAAGATCGGAAAGCTCGAAACAGCGGCTCATAG
- a CDS encoding DNA-binding transcriptional LysR family regulator (product_source=COG0583; cath_funfam=1.10.10.10,3.40.190.10; cog=COG0583; pfam=PF00126,PF03466; superfamily=46785,53850): MNIRNIDLNLLVILDALITERSVTRAAHRLGLTQSAVSHALRRLRTLFGDDLLMRSAGGMDLTARAIQLAEELRVVLAQIQSMVNQRGDFDPATSNRVFRLRVSDYVSSFLLGRLCRVMRTEAPGARLDVGHFSEAGEDLVGDEIHVRLGPDTSGLSKYSRLRVFEDEFVVVMSKRHSLAKLELTLERYVSLVHLKVATSAIGTNLIDDALARRGLKRDIAMLVPSWLDVHPIVTTTDLVAVLPRRWTQTRPFATACVVKRLPIEEVELAIDAVWHPRHDEDAGHAWIRATIKKVMQQPEEFSRHV; the protein is encoded by the coding sequence ATGAATATACGCAATATCGATCTTAACCTTCTGGTCATTCTCGATGCGCTCATTACCGAACGCAGCGTGACACGCGCGGCACATCGGCTCGGTCTGACGCAGTCGGCCGTCAGCCACGCGCTCCGCAGGCTTCGGACTCTGTTCGGCGACGATCTGCTGATGCGATCTGCAGGCGGCATGGATCTGACGGCGCGGGCAATTCAGCTGGCTGAAGAACTTCGTGTGGTGCTTGCGCAGATCCAATCGATGGTCAATCAACGCGGAGACTTCGATCCCGCGACATCGAACCGGGTCTTCCGGCTGCGCGTTTCAGATTATGTATCGAGCTTTCTGCTCGGCCGGTTGTGCCGTGTCATGCGAACGGAGGCGCCCGGCGCGCGTCTGGATGTCGGCCACTTCAGCGAGGCCGGCGAAGATTTGGTCGGGGATGAGATTCACGTTCGTCTCGGGCCGGATACCAGCGGCCTGTCAAAATACAGCCGCCTGCGCGTTTTCGAGGATGAATTCGTCGTGGTCATGAGCAAGCGGCATTCATTGGCCAAGCTGGAGTTGACGCTGGAAAGGTATGTCTCACTCGTTCATCTGAAAGTCGCAACCAGCGCAATCGGCACCAACCTGATCGACGATGCCTTGGCGCGTCGCGGTCTCAAGCGAGATATCGCAATGCTCGTGCCCAGCTGGCTCGATGTTCATCCCATTGTCACCACGACGGATCTTGTGGCGGTGCTTCCGCGCCGCTGGACGCAGACACGTCCGTTCGCCACGGCGTGTGTCGTCAAACGTTTGCCGATCGAGGAGGTGGAGCTTGCGATCGACGCGGTCTGGCATCCTCGCCATGATGAAGATGCCGGGCATGCTTGGATACGTGCCACGATAAAAAAGGTGATGCAGCAGCCGGAGGAGTTTTCGCGGCACGTTTGA